CGGCGAATGTCACGATTGTAATCAAAGTACTCCACGCGCAAACCCGGAGTAACGGAGAACGCATCCGTTAGATTGAAACGGTTCTGTAGAAAAGCACTCAGCGCGTGTCCGGTTCTGATTTCATCATCGCGCAGCAAGCCTGACTGCGGGCTGTTGATGGTGCCGTTGACCCGCTGTTCAAAGGCGCGCTCGTACAGGTAGCGCATACCGGCGTCGAGCTCATTTCGGATTCCGCCCAGCTCATAATTCACGGAAATACGCGGCTCAATGCCCAGTACTTCGAACTGACGGTTGCGGTTTCCGGTGCTGTTCCGGAAAAACAGGGCGCCCCCTTCAACCGATGGATCACCAACGATTCGGGCATAATCCCGGTCAGGATTGAAAACGGTGTCGAAATCCTGACGGCTCCAGTTTCTGGTTGTCGTGTAGCCGTAGGCGGTAGTACGGAACGTCACGTTTTCATTAAGGAAGAAGTCATGGCTCACACTTGCTGAATAACGCCGGATATCGAGAAGGTCATCCGGGGCAAGGTGGGTGAAGTCAAAGTTTCCGCTGTCGAACATCGCTTGCGAGAGACCTACATACGTAGAGTTGGAGGTTTCGTCGTATAAACCGAGTTTTATACCTACAACAGATCTGTCACTTAAAACAAGTTTTAGCTTGGTACTCAGGTCATGGATTCCAAAATCGAGCAGACCGACTTCATCACCTTGCCGGCGAAGATAGGTAACCTGCACCCCGGTATTGCCGACGGTGTTGCCGTAGGAGAGTCTGCTGGTTAAGAAACCGCCCTCACCGCCACGCAGATGAATGGAAGCTGTCGGCACCGGCGGTGGATCAGCGGTAATAAAATTGATAACCCCGCCGAAGGTCTGCGGCCCAAACAGGATAGATCCGCTGCCCTTCACCACTTCAACACCACTCATGCGGTCCATGGAAGGGGTGTAGTACATTTCCGGCTCTCCATAGGGCGCGAGGGCAACCGGGATGCCATCTTCGAGCACCAGGACAGAGCGGCTCACACTTGGGTCGAGACCCCGAACGCCGATATTGGCTCTCAGCCCCAGGCCGTCCTGCTCAACCGCATGGATTCCCGGAATTCTGCGAAGAACTTCCTGTCCGCTAAGAGGAGCTATTTCGGCAATCTGACGCTCCGTAATCACAGCTGCGGAACCCGGTACACGTGCCAGACGCTCAGGCTGCTGACCTATCAGCGTTATACCCGGCATATCAAATTGCCGGGAAAGCACAAAATTGACGATTGTTTCTTCACCGCTGCGAACGGTTACGGTGCGCTCCTCGGGTTTGTAGCCAACGTAGCTTGCTACAAGTGTGACCTGACCGGCAGGCACGTTTTCAAGCAAATAGCGCCCCTCGATGGTTGTGGCAGTGCCAACGGTTGTACCGCTTATCACGATGTTTACACCGATGAGGGTTTCGCCTGAACCTGAGGTTACCGTTCCGCTTACAGAGCCGGTTTGCTGGGCAAATAAGGTGACAGGCGTGATAAACAGTGCAATTAAAATAAACTGAAGTAAACTGGTGTACCGATTAATCATGGTATCATACAATGTAAATTACAATTGAGGTGAGAAGTCATTAAGGATATTCAGGGGTCTTGTACCTGATTGATTATGGTTCAAGTCAGTCGTCCAAAACCAGCCCTTAAATAGACTGAATAAAAATAGGGCGAGGTCAAACTACCATGCAAATTTATTTTTAAGTAGTCTAAATAAGACATAAGGATATTAAGCAATTGAATATCATACTCTTAGGCGATGCTCAATTGTCTAATCTAATTTTTATATTTGAATTCACACTTTGAATTAAGGAATTTATTTCATGCAACTAAGGTGCAATACACTAATAGCAGGTGCAGGTATCAGCGGACTCACAGCTGCCTTTTACATCACCCAAAAAGATCCCGAAACTTTTGTACTCTTCGACGGGAATAAGCCGGGCGGCGCGATTTCTACCCTGCATCGCGACGGCTGGACGCTCGAAACCGGACCCAACACCATCGTTCTCACCAACACCTACCTGAATAAGCTCATTGCCGACCTGAACCTTGAACCCGAACTACTCACCGCTGACCGCGTTGCCGGGAACCGTTTTATCGTACGGAATAAAACCCTGATTCCGCTACCCGGCGGACCCGGAGCTTTCTTGAAAACGCCGCTCTTCAGCACCAAAGCCAAGCTCCGGCTTTTTGCCGAGCCCTTCATCAAAAGGGGCACCAATCCCGATGAGTCGCTTGCCAATTTCGTGCGCCGCCGTCTCGGGGAAGAGTTTCTAACCTATGCCATCAACCCGTTCGTGGCCGGCGTGTATGCGGGCAATCCGGAGAATTTATCCGCACGCCTTGCTTTTCCGATGCTCACCGTGCTCGAACAAAAGTACGGCTCCCTGATCAAAGGACAATTCCGAATCAAGCCGGAGGATCGCAAACCCGGCGACCTGCCCCGTGCAAAAGCGCCAATGGTAACTTTCAAACAGGGAAATCAGACCCTCACCGACCGCATGGCCGCGGCACTCGGGGACAGACTCAAGCCGCAATCACGCATCACGCGCATCACCAAACACGTGGGCACCGATGCCCGATTTGAAATTGAAACGCAATCCGGAAACCTGTACCGGTGTCAGCAGCTTTTGCTCACCCTGCCGCTTCATGCCCTGCGCAACGTAAGCTGGGAAGGTTTCGGAAATGAAAACCCGGCAAAGCTGTTACCGGAAGTCACACATCCCCCGCTGAATGTCGTGCACCTCGGATTTCGCCGCGAAGCTGTCCGGCACCCGCTCGATGGCTTCGGCATGCTCATCCCTGAAGCTGAAAACATGCAGATTCTGGGGTGTCTGTTCAACAGCAGCCTCTTCCCGGACCGCACCCCCGACGACAAGCAATTCGTGCTTTTGACCTGTTTTATCGGCGGCAGCCGGAATCCCGACTTTGCCATGGAAAGCGAAGCCGATGTGTACCGGCGCGTTCTCGAAGACATCAGTCAGTTACTCGGCACACGGGGCGAACCCGCACTCAAACATCTCACACGCTGGCCCAAAGCCATTCCGCAATACAGCACAAGCTATCAGCAGGTTTACGAAGCGCTCGAACGTATGGAGCAAAAACATAGCGGACTCCACTTTCTCGGCAACTTCAGAAACGGCATAGCGGTGCCGGACTGCGTGCGCAACGCCATGCGGTTTGCCGAAAATTTTACCCCGGCAACAACAACCTGATAAATGCTTGGCAGCTCGGCTACCGGCTACCGAAGCATAACGATCTTTCATTTTTTTGGGGAAAACTCCGTGAACATCAGGAGCTTGGGCGACAGATTGAGAACCCCCAAACCTGCGCGAGACGCCTTGCTTTTTGGACTCCGTGCCAGCAAACTATCGCCGTGCTAAACCCCACTGATTGCAGGCAGAAAAAAAGCCGGAACTGTGGGGCAGCACCGGCTTCTTTTGCTGAATTCGTTTATGGTATCAGGCATTCATCACCACAGAACCCGCAAGCGCTGGGTTCGAAGTAAAGGTGAGCTCCGTTATCTCCGGACGCACAAGGCGAATTGGTGCACCCACAAGACCTACTCCGACATTCACATAAAGGTGCCGGTCTTCTTTGGTATAATGACCGCGGGAATAGGGATGAAACCAATCAATCGGATAAAGCTCGAGTCCCGCTATATTGAAGCCGATTTGCCCGCCGTGTGTATGCCCGGCAAGCGTCAGGCTGATGTCTTTGGCACGGGCGTCATCAAACATATGCGGCCGGTGTGACAGCAAAATCCTGAAACTCTCCGGGTCACTCCCTCTGACGGCTTTTTCGATATCGGCAAAATCACGCCCGACTTCACCGGCATCATCAATGCCAATCATGGTTAATTTCTCTCCGTTGATACGCAGTTCGCGATGTGCATTCTGAAGCATGCTGACAGGTTTATCCGCAAGCGCATCCATCAAGGCATCCGCGGAAGCATAGTGATCATGATTCCCAGGACACCCAAAAACCCCGTAATCTGTCTTCAGCATAGATATGGTATCCCGGATGTTCGGAATTTCGGTAATGTGCGTATCTACAAGATCACCGGTAATGGCAACAAGGTTTGGGTTCAGGCTGTTGATGATTTCATAGATCTCCTGTATCTGTCGTTTGTTCATGAAGATACCTGAGTGAATATCGCTGATATGGACCAGCCTGAGTCCTTCGAGTCCGGTAGGCAGATTCGGAAAATACAGGGTATTCTTGCTGATCACATAGTTCCGGTGCGTTGCCGCGGAGAGACCGGTAGTAAGCAGCAGGGGTGCACCAAAAGCTGCGGCTCCGGCTGTACGGATGAATGACCGCCGGCTTATGCCTGTGGGCTCCGGTGAAGTTACGTTTTCGGATACCGGCACCGGAACCGGTTCAGGCTGCAGCTCCGGTGACTGACCGGCTGCCATTTGAGCTTGTTCAGAACTATTGCCGGGTTTGGTTTTTCCGAAAGCAAATTTGAAGTAATTCATCACATGCTGTATGCCGCGCCCGGCATAAATTAGTGTGCTAAAGACAAACAGCAGGAAGATGATGGCGAAATAAAGTCCGCCGGGATAGACCATAAATTTCTGCAGAAAAGCCGAATCATGCAGATAGGTGTATGCAATAACAAAGCGCGGCCAAAAGAGCAGATTCCCGACAAACAGCACGCCATAACCAATGCGGAGACAGGTTTTCTGTGCCCTTTCGGTTTCAAAACTGTAGGTAAACCAACGCTTGTAAAGCTGAAAAACCACGTACTGCATTCCGCCAAACACGACGAGCATCATGGTATAAAAAACAAAGAAGATGACAAAGTTATCCATCACAGATTAAACCAGAACAGTAAATGACAATCAAAAAGCGAGAATCAAAAAGGGAAACTTAGAATAGCAGACAATACGGATTATTGCGGCCCGGTATCATTAAGCGTACGTGAAATAAAAAACCGGTCTAAAATGAACACAATCATAGATTATGGCATTCCGGGCGGGTTTACAGCAACAGCTAACAGATAAACAATAAAGCAGAATTAAACTACCTGAAAACAAGGGGCGCTACTTCTTATCGTAAATATCTCTTCTATGCCCAATCCGAACAACCAAAATGAGCACTTTATCATCCTGAATTTGGCAGATAATCCGATAATCATTGACCCGGTAGCGCCATAACCCTTTCATCCGCCCTTTAAGAGAACTCCCCATTCTTTGTGGATCGTTGTCAGTTGACAAATTATCACGCATCCATTTCAGAATTCTATCCTGTGTTGCAACGTCTAATTTCCGGAGCTCTTTTCGAGCGCGGTTATCAAACTCAACCCTCCAGGTCATCTCTCCGCTCTAATTGTTCCAAACTCCAGTTTTTGCTTTCGGGTTGCTCAAGGCGACGTTCAGCTACATACAAATCTTCCAGATCATCCAATTTTTCTTCCAGCGCCTGACGGACAAAAGATGATTTGGTACGACCGGTCTGTTTGGCAAGTTTATGAAGCCGCTTTTTTAAAACTGAGTCCAGTCTGATTGTGATTGACATAAAAAAACGTGTTAATATCCTTATAAAGCTGTAGAGTTAAGATATGTTTTTCCTTCGACCGCATGAATTTAAAAAAGCCCGATTTGATGATTTTGTGGACTCAGCTTTGCGGTGAAAATGAGCCGCTTCTTGATAGGTTTTTTTGCCACAGCGTCACTTTCTGACAGTGGAGGTACTAAAGGGCAGAGCTGTAGCTTAAATAAATGACCCGGCTGAACTACTAACCCATAGATTTAAGCGTACATGAAATAAAAAAACCCCGCACAAAATGAACACAATCATAGATTATGGCATTCCGGGCGGGTATGAGAACGGACGGGCTGATTTCTCTTTTCAGCCTGCATACGTCTGGCTTTCGTGACTTACAAAGCGTTGCTGATCTTATCGGTGTAATCCAACTGTTCCCAGGGGAATTCAGCGCGGCCAAAGTGACCGTAAGCCGCAGTGGGCCGGAAAATCGGGCGGTTCAGACCAAAGCGTGTGATGATCCCGGATGGGGTGCAGTCGAATACGCGGCTTACAGCATCAGCAAGCTCAACATCGCTTACCTTGCCTGTACCGTAGGTATTTACAGATATGGAAACCGGATCAACAACCCCGATAGCGTAGGCGAGCTGAACAAGGCAGTTTTCAGCAAGCTCTGCCGCAACAATGTTCTTGGCAATATGACGTGCCGCATAGGCCGCCGACCGGTCCACCTTGGTGGAATCTTTCCCGGAGAAAGCACCGCCACCATGCGCCCCGTGCCCGCCGTAGGTATCCACAATAATTTTGCGGCCGGTCAGGCCGGAATCGCCGTGCGGTCCGCCAATTACAAATTTCCCGGTAGGGTTGATGAACATTTTGGTATCAGCATCGAGCAGATTCCCGGGGATTACTTTTTCAATAAGATTGGCCTTTACTTCGCGGCGAATTTCTTCCTGCGAAATGCCATCATCGTGCTGTGTGGATAACACGATAGCATCGATACGAAGCGGGTTTCCGTTTTCATCGTTTTCGATGGTCACCTGACTCTTGCTGTCCGGTGCCAGCCAGGTCATGATTTTGCCGGCTTTACGAATGGCAGATAATTCCCGCACAAGGTCATGCGCCAGCTGAATGCTCAGCGGCATATAGGTTTCGGTTTCTTTGCAGGCATATCCAAACATCATCCCCTGATCGCCTGCACCAATATCTTTCTTGTCGTTTTTATCCACACCCATTGCGATGTCATCGCTTTGCTGATGTATAGCCGAAATAACCCCGCATGAGTCTGCATCGAACCGGTAACTGCTTTTGGTGTAGCCAATTTCACGAATGGTTTCGCGTACGATTTCCTGCACGTCCACATAGCTGTTGGTTCGTACTTCACCGGCAACTACGGCAAGGCCGGTGGTAACAAGGGTTTCGACTGCGACTCTTGAATCCGGGTCCTTATCCAGCATGGCATCGAGAATGGCATCTGAAATCTGATCTGCAACTTTATCCGGGTGCCCTTCTGAAACAGACTCGGAGGTAAATAGTTTTTTCATGTAAATATGGGAAATAAGTGTAGGATGTTTTCAGAGTAAATAAGGCGCTAAAAATAAGGATTTTAAATTACTCTTGCGGAAACCCTTTAGCAGACCACGGAATTTCGTATTATCAAATTCACTCACCTTAGTCAGACAGAGCACTACCTGACTTTTTGCACCTTCTTCCGCACTTATATGAGCTTTGAACTTGTCCTTGCCAGCGTTTTGATAATCGCTGCCGCATCGCTGTTTTTTCTTTTAATCAGGAAAATTCGCGTACTAACCATTCCGCGCGCTTTTGGCTGCTATCGCGCACTTCGGTGCGAAACAACCCGTGTGAGCCGAAATAAGGCCATGCGGTACCTTGATTACGTGCTGCCAACCAAACGATACTATTGCAAAACCTGCAATCAGTCGTTTACCCGCATTGTTCCCTGAAAAGTACACTATCATCTATTACCGGAACATTTCCGTTTCTGTACTGTACCCCGGCTGCAAGGTACATTGAAAAGGTATGCTTATCAGTTGACTAAAAAACCGCGCATAAAAAAGGCCGTCACTCGCAGATTGAGGACGGCCTTTTTGTGTCAGTATAATTTGACTGAACAGCTTACTTCACAACGGTAAGCTTACGGGTCTGCACCTGATTGCCGGCCTGCAGGCGGTACAGATACACACCACTTGAAAGGTTAGAGGCATCAAAAACAGCTGTATGTGCACCTGCGGACAGGGTCTCATTTACAAGTACAGCAACCCGCTGACCTAACATGTCAAACACTTCAAGCTGCGCATGACCGCTTTGGGGCAGTGCGAAGCTGATGTTTGTTGTCGGGTTGAAAGGGTTGGGGTAATTCTGCATGAGCTGCAGATCACGGGGGACATCAGCGTAGCGCTCTGTGCTTGTTGCAGAGCCATTATCAAACTCGAAGTCATCGAGGAACCAGGTAAAATTATCACCGGCATCGCCAGCACCACCATCGAGATCCATGATAACAACAACACGATCCCAAGGCGCAGTGCGGTCTACACCACTTACATCCCATTCCAATTCTACCCACTGATTGGCCGCTGTGATTGGGGTAAACATATCGGGAGTACCAACATCAGGGAATTGCTTGAGCTCAAACTTGAGCATTGCGTTGATGTCAGCACGTGGCGACCACACTTTCATTCTGAAAACGGCGTCATCAGTGATTTCCATGATTTCATCTGTGTGATAGAAGAACCCTGCCCATGGCTGACCACCTTCGCCAGCACCACCTTTCTTGTATTGTACCACAAACTCTGTGGTGTTAAGTCCGGTTCTGTCCGGATTCTCAATACGCTCGAGGCCTGCCCCTTCAAACGGAAACATGGTAAAGCCTTCCCAGTCTACAACATCCGTATCAACGTTAAATACGAGCGGCAACTCCTGTAACATTCCGGGCTCATCTGGCGGAAGTATTCCCTGAGCGTTAGCCGAAGCAAAAGAAACAGAAGCCATCAACAAGACAGCTACCGCAAGTTTTTGTAAAAAAGTAAATGTTAAACGCATATTCTAATTACCTAATGGGTTTATTGAAAAATATTTTATGCCAAATGTGCTTTTTGTAAGGCAACTTTTTTGCCTATTTGCACGCAAATAATTTCCACAAAAAGACCTTAAAAGGCAACAAGCAGAACACAAATTTTTAGCGTGCATGCGTGCGGTATCTCTTCCATTAAGTCGTGATATACCACCTGCGCAGATGACCTTTTATCAGCACATCATTTCAAAAAAAATTCAGTCATCTTTATTCCCCAAACAAAAAAGCCCTTTCAAAAATGGCTTCCATGACTTCACAACGCAATCTTAAGGCGGGCAATAAGGTTTTTCAGCCACGCACTCCGGAACAGAAAAAAACAGGTGCACCTTTCCGGAAAAAAAATTATTTTTGCACTAATTGTGAAATTATTTCCCACTTTTTTTGAGCAAAAAGAGTGGATTTAATAATCTAATTCGACTATCTTAATTTCATGCATTGCTTTTAAGCATGGGCATATTCCGCGCGCTAAGTCTGTAAAATGTGCCTTTTTTTGATATTTAATTTACAGAACTGGTTCTTCACCTGTCTTTATACGCGGGAAAAAGACTCAGATCGGCTGCAAATATCCCGCAAAAGCTAACGGAAACTTTTTTCCGGATGATTTTCTCAAAAATATGCAAATGGTTTGTTGAGGCGGGTAAACCCCTTGCATGAGAACCAACGCTTACCCATTTCCCGGCTCGAAACTTGAACTCTATGTAAATAAAGTAACGATACCTTTATGGCCAACTTTAAGTTATTCACACTATTAATGCTCTGTTTACTGTGCATACCCGCAATGCTTGTGGGACAAACAGTAACCGGAACCGTTGTCGACGCGGAGAATAATGAACCACTCATCGGGGTGAACATCATTCTTCAGGGTACCGCAACAGGTACAACTACAGATTTCGACGGAAATTTCTCACTCAGTGTCCCCGATCTTGAGGGTACACTTGTTTTCCGCTACATCGGCTATGTAACGCAGGAAATCCCGCTTGAAGGCCGCACCGAACTCACCGTTCGCATGCGCGAAGATACCTTCATGGGCAGCGAGCTTGTGGTCGTTGCCTACGGCATTCAGCAAAGAAGCCTGGTAACTGGTGCCATCTCACGCATTGAATCGGCGCAAATTCAGCAGGCGGCTCCGCTTCGCGTGGAACAGGCGCTGCAGGGCCGCACAGCCGGTGTTCTGGTCATGCAAAACTCAGGTCAGCCCGGCTCCGGTGCTACGGTTCGTATCCGCGGTATTGGTACAACCGGTGATGCCGAACCCCTATATGTGGTAGACGGTATGCCCGTATCAGGCATTGACTTCCTGAACCCCGCCGATATTGCTTCAATCGAAGTTCTCAAGGACGCCTCTGCAACCGCTATTTACGGTGCAAGAGGTGCAAACGGCGTGGTTATGGTAACCACTAATTCCGGCCGCCCGGGTGACATACAGGTATCCTACAACGCATACGTCGGTTTCCAAAACCCCTGGAGAGAAACAGACTTGCTTAATGCGCCGGATTACATGATGATCATGAATGAGAGCTATGCCAACGACGGGCGCAACATCCCCTTCCCGGATATTGATGAGCGTATTGAAGCCATCGGCAACGGCACCAACTGGCAGGAAGAAGTCTTTTACTACAACGCTCCGCTTACCAATCACAGCCTTGCGTTTTCGGGAGGCAGTGAAACTTCAACCTATGTAACGTCCTTTTCCTACCGTCAGCAGGAAGGTATCGTGGCCCGCGGCGCTTCCAACTACGAGCGCTTCACCGCACGTATCAACTCTGACCATACGGCTGGACGTCTTAATTACGGTACCCGCGTAAACTATACCCGCAGAACAAACCGCGGTATCGACCCCAACGAAGAATTCGGCGGCGTGATGGCACGGGTTGCCAATATTGACCCCGTAACCCCTGTTCGCAACGAAGACGGCTCGTTTGCGCAGTCTCCTTTTGCCTCTCAGGAAGTTGTAAACCCCGTTGCAGCTATCGATATCATCAACTCGCGCCAACAGGAAGACCGCCTGGTAGGGGGAGCTTTTGGCCGCTTCAGACTGATGGATAACCTGCACATCCGCTCATCTTTTGATGTGGATCTTGGCTTTATCAACAACCGCGCTTTTACACCCGAGTACGACCTGGGCGGAAACGTATCCAACGCAACAACCATCGCCTTTCAGGAGCAAGTGCGCCTTGTAACCTGGCAGACAAGCCATGTTGTTCAGTATGATAACAGCATAAACCTTCATGACTTCAGCCTCCTTGGTGGTTTTGAGCTGCGCGACAGCCGCAGCGAGTTCCTCGGCGGTACCCGCTCTGATCTCAGCATGCCTTCCTTCCGCCATGCATGGCTCTCAACCGGAACCGATCCGGACAGCCAAACCAACTACGGCGGCCTCGGGCTGGAGTCCATTGCTTCCTATTTCACCCGCGTAAACTACAACTATGACGGACGCTACATCCTCGAAGGGGTGTTCAGAATGGACGGCTCTTCCAAGTTTGGTCCCGATAACCGCTGGGCCGCATTCCCGGCCTTCTCGCTGGGCTGGGTGATCTCCCGTGAAAGCTTCATGTCAGACTTCCAAAACCTGAGCGAACTGCGCCTGCGCGGCGGCTGGGGGCAAAACGGAAGCGACAACATCGGGCAGTTTGGCTTCACCCCCCTCATTACCACACACACCGGCTACGCTTTCGGAATCGACCCCGTTCAGGTCACCGGCGCCTACCCGGGCCGTATTGCCAACACCAACCTGAAGTGGGAAACCTCCGAGCAGGTCAGCGTCGGGCTTGAAGCTTCATTCTATGACTTCAAATACTTCATCAACCTCGACTACTATCAGAAGCAAACCAAAGGCCTGTTGCTTTCGGCTCCCATCCCGGCCTTTATCGGTAACGCCGCGCCCATCGTGAACGGCGGAACCGTGAAAAACACCGGTTTCGAACTCGAAGCGGGTGTACGCGATATCGTAGGCAACCTGAACTACGACCTCACCCTAACGGGAAGCTACAATGTGAACGAGATCACGGCCATCAACAACGAAGAAGGCCGCCTGTTCGGGGCGAATGTTTCGACCTCTATGAACAGCGTTGCCATGGCGCAGGTTGGCTTCCCCATCGCATTCTTCTGGGGCTTTCAGACCGCCGGTATCTTCCAGACCATGGAAGAAATTCAGAACTACGTGAATGCCGAAGGCGAAATGATTCAGCCCAACGCACAGCCCGGTGACCTGATTTTTGTGGATACCAACGGCGACGGACAAATCACGGATGAAGACCGTGTCAAAATCGGAAACCCGTATCCAGATTTCACCCTCGGTTTCAACATCAACCTGGGCTGGAAAAACTGGGACCTCAATATGTTCCTGTACGGTGCCTTTGGCCAGGATATTTACACCGGTGGCACCCGTCGCCATGACCTGAACATGCCCAACTGGAAAGGTTCCGTACTCGACCGCTGGACGCCTGAGAACACCAACACTTCTCACCCGCGCGTCACCATCAACGATCCGAACGGCAATTACGCCCGCCCGTCTGATTTCTTCATCGAAGACGGCTCCTTCGTTCGCCTGCGCAATGCTGCCATCGGGTACACCCTGCCCGTTGAACTGGTGAACCGCATTGGTGCACGCCGCATGCGTCTGTATGCCTCAGCCCAAAACCTGTTTACCATCACCGGCTACTCAGGTCACGACCCGGAAATCGGTTCCCGCGGCGCACTCGATGTAGGTATCGACCGCAACATCTACCCGCAGGCCCGCACCTACATGTTTGGCGTAAACCTTGATTTTTAAACTGATTCATCATGAAAAAATTAATAACCCTCTTTCTCTTTGTTTCACTGCCGCTACTGGCAACCGGCTGTATGGACGGCTTCCTGAGCCACACCCCGCCCGTAGATCGTGTTCAGGATAACTTCTATCAGACCGAGTCTGACGCCGAACAGGCCCTGTTTGCCATTTATGAAACCCTGACCTTCTCCCACGGCCGGGCCAACGATGGCTTTCATCCCTTCGACCTCGTTTCCAACATCCTGTCTGATGACGCCCACGCCGGGGGTTCCGGTACCGGTGATCAGCCCGAATTACTGGAACTGAATGCGCATAATATTTCCGTAAACAACGGCAAGGCCCTCGGCCTCTGGTCTGACCGTTTCACCGGCATTTACCGCGCAAACCTCCTCATTGAAAACATCAATGGGATTGATTTCAGAAATGAAGAAACACGTGCCTATTTCGAAGCTGAAGCCCGTTTTCTGCGTGCGCTGCACTACTTCGATCTGGTCCGCTTCTTCGGCTACGTTCCGCTCTTCACCGAGCCCCTCGTAGCAACCGACATCCGGGTGCAGCAGGCAGATCCGGGCGAAGTCTATGAATTCATCGCAAGTGAACTTGCTGAGCTCATCCCCAACCTGCGCTCCACTATTCCCAACAATGAGCTCGGGCGCGCCTCAACCTGGGCCGGCAAAGCCCTGTTAGGCCGCGTATTCCTGTACCATCGCGACTACGCGGTACCCGTACTGGGCGCAGCTCCGCTTTCGGTTACAGAAGCCGAAGTCCTCGCACATCTCGAAGATGTGATCAACAACAGCGGCCATACCTTGCTCAACAACTTTGCCTCACTTTGGGGTAAAGCGGGCAACAACAACAATGAAGCTCTGTTCTCGGTACAGCACACCACCAACACCTTTGGTGACTGGGGCTTCCTGAACGGCTCCATCGGCAACTGGGCCTCAACCATGAGCGGCCTTCGCGGCGTGGGCTTCCACCCCATTTACGCACAGGGATGGTCCTTTCAGCCGGCAACTTCCGATCTGAGCAACGCTTTCGACCGCGATAACGACAGCCGCTACTTCGTAAGCATTCTCGATCCGGTAGCTGAAAACGTCAATCACGCCGCGGACGAAATGTTTCAGTGGCAGGGTTATGCCTTCAAAAAGTTCTACCCGCGCCGTCCCGACACCCCGTCCTTCAACGTGGAATTCAACTGGCCCTACAACCGTCCGCTTTTCCGCTTCTCTGATGTACTTCTGATGGCCGCGGAGCTTGGCTCGCCCAACGCGCAACAGTACTTCGATCAGGTACGGCAGCGTGCATACGGCGCCAACTTCGTATCCATCCCCGCAACCCGCGAAAACATCATGAACGAGCGCCGCCTCGAGTTTGCCGGCGAAGGTCACCGCTACTGGGATCTCCTCCGCATGGGCCTCGACGTAGCCGCCGAGCGTATCAACGCACAGGCACAGGCCCCTGAAATTTCCATCAATTTCAGAACCGAGCGCCTCGGCTTACTCCCGATTCCGCAGTCAGAAATCAACCTTTCTGACAACACCTTGCAGC
This genomic stretch from Cyclonatronum proteinivorum harbors:
- a CDS encoding RagB/SusD family nutrient uptake outer membrane protein, encoding MKKLITLFLFVSLPLLATGCMDGFLSHTPPVDRVQDNFYQTESDAEQALFAIYETLTFSHGRANDGFHPFDLVSNILSDDAHAGGSGTGDQPELLELNAHNISVNNGKALGLWSDRFTGIYRANLLIENINGIDFRNEETRAYFEAEARFLRALHYFDLVRFFGYVPLFTEPLVATDIRVQQADPGEVYEFIASELAELIPNLRSTIPNNELGRASTWAGKALLGRVFLYHRDYAVPVLGAAPLSVTEAEVLAHLEDVINNSGHTLLNNFASLWGKAGNNNNEALFSVQHTTNTFGDWGFLNGSIGNWASTMSGLRGVGFHPIYAQGWSFQPATSDLSNAFDRDNDSRYFVSILDPVAENVNHAADEMFQWQGYAFKKFYPRRPDTPSFNVEFNWPYNRPLFRFSDVLLMAAELGSPNAQQYFDQVRQRAYGANFVSIPATRENIMNERRLEFAGEGHRYWDLLRMGLDVAAERINAQAQAPEISINFRTERLGLLPIPQSEINLSDNTLQQNPGY